One Ostrea edulis chromosome 2, xbOstEdul1.1, whole genome shotgun sequence genomic region harbors:
- the LOC125680374 gene encoding glutamine synthetase-like, with protein MAYSAQTNKAVLNRYMDLPLDSKVMCEYLWIDGTGEGVRSKCRTLDFEPKHPKECPIWNYDGSSTYQAEGSNSDMYLHPVAIFRDPFRKDPINWFFVKSYKLQQKPAETNRRKLCNEVMEQAKEKKPWFGIVQEYTLLDTDGHPFGWPKNGFPGPQGPYYCGVGANKVYGRDIIEAHYRSCLYAGVKIAGCNAEVMPAQWEFQVGPCEGIDMGDHLWVGRYLLHRVAEDFGVVVTLDPKPIEGDWNGAGAHCNYSTLPMREEGGIKYIEDAIEKLSKHHVRHIKAYDPKEGKDNERRLTGFHETSSIHDFSAGVANRGASIRIPRNVAEDKMGYLEDRRPSSNCDPYSVTEVIVRTTCLD; from the exons atggCATACTCGGCGCAGACCAACAAAGCGGTCTTAAACCGCTATATGGACCTTCCACTGGACAGTAAAGTCATGTGCGAATACCTCTGGATTGACGGGACTGGGGAAGGGGTCCGATCCAAATGCAGAACCCTGGACTTCGAACCCAAACACCCCAAAG AATGTCCCATTTGGAATTACGATGGCTCCAGTACATACCAGGCCGAGGGGTCGAATTCCGACATGTACCTTCATCCTGTTGCTATCTTCAGAGATCCGTTTAGGAAGGACCCCATAAACTGGTTCTTTGTGAAGTCCTATAAATTACAACAAAAACCAGCAG AAACAAATCGTAGGAAATTATGTAACGAGGTCATGGAGCAAGCGAAAGAAAAGAAGCCCTGGTTTGGGATTGTACAGGAATATACACTGTTAGACACTGATGGTCACCCCTTCGGCTGGCCTAAAAACGGTTTCCCGGGACCACAAG GTCCATACTATTGCGGAGTTGGAGCAAATAAAGTGTACGGGCGTGACATTATTGAGGCTCACTACAGGTCCTGTCTGTACGCAGGCGTCAAAATCGCTGGCTGCAACGCTGAAGTCATGCCAGCTCAG TGGGAGTTTCAGGTTGGTCCCTGTGAGGGCATTGACATGGGCGACCATCTCTGGGTGGGGCGATATCTCCTACACAGGGTAGCGGAAGATTTTGGAGTGGTGGTGACCCTTGACCCCAAACCCATCGAAGGAGACTGGAATGGCGCCGGTGCTCATTGTAACTACAGTACCCTCCCCATGAGAGAGGAAGGAGGAATCAA aTACATTGAGGACGCTATAGAAAAACTATCCAAGCACCACGTACGACACATCAAAGCCTACGATCCGAAGGAGGGAAAAGACAACGAGAGACGACTGACGGGATTCCACGAGACTTCCAGTATCCACGACTTCTCCGCAGGAGTAGCTAACCGTGGGGCCAGCATCCGAATCCCTCGGAACGTCGCGGAAGATAAGATGGGCTACCTCGAAGACAGGCGGCCATCTTCAAACTGTGACCCTTACTCTGTGACAGAGGTCATCGTCAGGACGACGTGTTTAGATTAG